From Streptomyces griseorubiginosus, one genomic window encodes:
- the rpmB gene encoding 50S ribosomal protein L28 has product MAANCDVCGKGPGFGNSVSFSHRRTSRRWNPNIQHVRTVIGGTPKRLNVCTSCIKAGKVQR; this is encoded by the coding sequence GTGGCTGCCAACTGCGACGTCTGTGGCAAGGGGCCGGGCTTCGGCAACAGCGTGTCCTTCTCGCACCGCCGTACGTCCCGTCGCTGGAACCCGAACATCCAGCACGTCCGTACCGTGATCGGCGGGACGCCTAAGCGCCTGAACGTCTGCACCTCGTGCATCAAGGCCGGCAAGGTCCAGCGCTGA
- a CDS encoding HSP90 family protein — translation MDSQTSQTPQVPQQPHTFQVDLRGLVDLLSHHLYSSPKVYLRELLQNAVDAITARRAEQPDAPARVRLYAEEGALRVEDSGVGLTEADVHSLLATIGRSSKRAEGLQEARSDFLGQFGIGLLACFVVAERIRVVSRSARTPDAPPVEWTASDDGSYRVRTLPPDARPEPGTTVYLVARAGAGEWLAPGRVLQLARDFGSRLPYDVRVGEEAVTDLPAPWDRPYPSPANRRVALARHCHDLFGFTPLDSIELNVPLAGVRGVAYVLPSAVSPAQRATHRVHLKGMLLTERAEQLLPDWAFFVRCVLDTDSLRPTASRESLYEDETLAAVRDALGERIRSWLTGLAAGDPERLAAFLSVHHLGVKSLARHDREMLRTMLPWLPFETTDGRLSLEEFAQRHPVVHFTRTVEEYRQVAPIASAQGVGVVNGGYTYDSDLVEALPSVRPGTVVTELDADTVTAHMDLVDPVEELALSGFLAAARARLDPLGCDVVLRAFRPLSVPALHLDDRDTRHEQARADAEEQADDLWAGILGSLRGSAPRARLVLNHLNPLVRRIGSLGDPELIGTATESLYGQALLMAQRPLRPADSALLNRAFIGLLEWATNGEEGP, via the coding sequence ATGGATTCCCAGACCTCACAGACACCCCAGGTACCTCAGCAGCCTCATACGTTCCAGGTCGACCTGCGCGGTCTGGTGGACCTCCTCTCCCATCACCTCTACTCCAGCCCCAAGGTCTACCTGCGCGAGCTGCTCCAGAACGCGGTGGACGCCATCACGGCCCGGCGGGCCGAGCAGCCGGACGCCCCGGCCAGAGTGCGGCTGTACGCCGAGGAGGGCGCCCTGCGGGTCGAGGACTCCGGGGTCGGGCTCACCGAGGCGGACGTGCACAGTCTGCTGGCCACCATCGGGCGCAGTTCCAAGCGGGCCGAGGGACTTCAGGAGGCGCGCTCGGACTTCCTCGGGCAGTTCGGCATCGGTCTGCTCGCCTGTTTCGTGGTCGCCGAGCGGATCCGTGTGGTCAGCCGCAGCGCCCGTACGCCGGACGCCCCGCCCGTGGAGTGGACGGCGAGCGACGACGGTTCGTACCGGGTACGGACGCTGCCCCCGGACGCCCGTCCGGAGCCGGGGACGACCGTGTACCTGGTCGCCCGCGCGGGCGCCGGCGAGTGGCTCGCGCCCGGGCGCGTCCTCCAGCTCGCACGGGACTTCGGCTCGCGGCTGCCGTACGACGTCCGGGTCGGCGAGGAGGCGGTCACCGATCTGCCCGCGCCCTGGGACCGCCCGTACCCCTCCCCGGCCAACCGCAGGGTGGCGCTGGCCCGGCACTGCCACGACCTGTTCGGCTTCACCCCGCTGGACTCGATCGAGCTGAACGTTCCGCTGGCCGGGGTCCGGGGCGTCGCGTACGTCCTTCCCTCCGCCGTCAGCCCTGCCCAGCGGGCCACCCACCGCGTGCACCTCAAGGGCATGCTGCTGACCGAGCGGGCCGAACAGCTGCTGCCGGACTGGGCGTTCTTCGTGCGCTGCGTCCTGGACACCGACAGCCTGCGGCCCACGGCCTCGCGCGAGTCGCTGTACGAGGACGAGACGCTGGCCGCCGTGCGGGACGCGCTCGGCGAACGGATCCGGTCCTGGCTGACGGGCCTGGCCGCCGGGGACCCGGAGCGGCTCGCGGCCTTCCTGTCCGTGCACCACCTGGGCGTGAAGTCGCTCGCGCGGCACGACCGGGAGATGCTGCGCACGATGCTGCCCTGGCTGCCGTTCGAGACGACCGACGGACGGCTGTCCCTGGAGGAGTTCGCCCAACGGCACCCGGTGGTCCACTTCACGCGGACCGTCGAGGAGTACCGGCAGGTCGCGCCGATCGCCTCCGCGCAGGGCGTCGGGGTGGTCAACGGCGGTTACACGTACGACAGTGACCTGGTCGAGGCGCTGCCCTCGGTGCGGCCGGGGACGGTCGTCACCGAGCTGGACGCGGACACCGTCACCGCCCACATGGACCTGGTCGACCCGGTGGAGGAACTGGCGCTGTCCGGTTTCCTCGCCGCCGCGCGGGCCAGGCTCGACCCGCTGGGCTGCGATGTCGTCCTGCGCGCCTTCCGGCCGCTGTCCGTGCCCGCGCTGCACCTGGACGACCGGGACACCCGGCACGAGCAGGCGCGGGCGGACGCCGAGGAGCAGGCCGACGACCTGTGGGCGGGCATCCTCGGCTCGCTGCGCGGGAGCGCCCCGCGCGCGCGTCTCGTGCTGAACCATCTCAACCCCCTGGTACGGCGGATCGGTTCGCTCGGCGATCCGGAACTGATCGGCACCGCCACCGAGTCCCTGTACGGGCAGGCGCTGCTGATGGCCCAGCGCCCGCTCAGGCCCGCGGACTCGGCGCTGCTGAACCGGGCCTTCATCGGCCTCCTGGAGTGGGCCACGAACGGCGAGGAGGGCCCCTGA
- a CDS encoding D-alanine--D-alanine ligase family protein translates to MSTENLPQSPEQPPRKPRVAVVFGGRSSEHGISVVTAGAVLKAIDRTKYDVLPIGITQDGRWALTADEPDRMAITERRTPNVTELAESHEGGVVLPVDPANREVVYSEPGSVPKALGEVDVVFPVLHGPYGEDGTLQGLLELSGVPYVGCGVLASAVGQDKEYMKRVFTSFGLKVGPYVVIRPREWERDESAARKKIVDFAGEHGWPLFVKPARAGSSIGITKVDDLSGLDEAIAEAQSHDPKVLVEAALRGREIECGVLEFEDGPRASVPAEIPPPQEHAYYDFEAKYIDSTPGIVPAPLTPEETAEVQKLAVDAFDAASCEGLVRADFFLTEDGEFVINEINTLPGFTPISMYPQMWEKSGISYPELVDLLIQAALRRSTGLR, encoded by the coding sequence ATGAGCACCGAGAACCTCCCCCAGAGCCCTGAGCAGCCGCCTCGCAAGCCGCGCGTGGCCGTCGTGTTCGGCGGGCGCAGCTCCGAACACGGGATCTCCGTGGTCACCGCCGGCGCCGTCCTCAAGGCCATCGACCGGACGAAGTACGACGTCCTGCCGATCGGCATCACCCAGGACGGCCGTTGGGCCCTCACCGCCGACGAACCGGACCGCATGGCGATCACCGAGCGCCGTACGCCGAACGTCACCGAGCTCGCCGAGTCGCACGAGGGCGGGGTGGTGCTCCCCGTCGATCCCGCCAACCGCGAAGTCGTCTACAGCGAGCCCGGATCGGTGCCCAAGGCGCTCGGTGAGGTCGACGTCGTCTTCCCCGTCCTGCACGGCCCCTACGGCGAGGACGGCACCCTCCAGGGCCTCCTGGAGCTCTCCGGGGTCCCGTACGTCGGCTGCGGTGTGCTCGCCTCGGCCGTCGGGCAGGACAAGGAGTACATGAAGCGGGTGTTCACCTCCTTCGGGCTCAAGGTCGGCCCGTACGTGGTGATCCGGCCGCGCGAGTGGGAGCGGGACGAGTCCGCCGCCCGCAAGAAGATCGTCGACTTCGCGGGCGAGCACGGCTGGCCGCTCTTCGTGAAGCCCGCGCGCGCGGGTTCGTCGATCGGCATCACCAAGGTCGACGACCTCTCCGGACTGGACGAGGCGATCGCCGAGGCGCAGAGCCACGACCCGAAGGTCCTCGTCGAGGCGGCGCTGCGGGGCCGCGAGATCGAGTGCGGTGTCCTGGAGTTCGAGGACGGCCCGCGCGCCTCGGTCCCGGCGGAGATCCCGCCGCCGCAGGAGCACGCGTACTACGACTTCGAGGCGAAGTACATCGACTCGACCCCGGGGATCGTGCCGGCGCCGCTCACGCCCGAGGAGACGGCCGAGGTCCAGAAGCTCGCGGTCGACGCCTTCGACGCGGCCTCCTGCGAGGGCCTCGTCCGCGCGGACTTCTTCCTCACCGAGGACGGCGAGTTCGTGATCAACGAGATCAACACGCTCCCCGGCTTCACGCCGATCTCGATGTACCCGCAGATGTGGGAGAAGAGCGGGATCAGCTACCCGGAGCTGGTGGACCTGCTGATCCAGGCGGCGCTGCGCAGGTCGACAGGGCTGCGCTGA
- a CDS encoding tetratricopeptide repeat protein, protein MSGIDGLGGITDLDALRRAMAENSEEPEGPARNARAEQLLAEAEKLNVPLAVIEALGHQLKVYNYSSEKAKMFVPFARLLRMWDERPEDFDEYETHSLHWVFKWMTAGMLDQPHIPLSAMEKWLGEMEHRYRLAGHSERAVRSAEYSVAAHIGDVARAERAYAAWLAADRDGMADCHACELHEQGWWQSQRGSDEEALELWAPVLAGEFTCAHEPHAALASSLLPLLRLGRLEEARANHLRGFRLVRSMESMRGAYADHVEFCALSGNEARGLELLAERPAYFTDDGHPRSRLDFMVVVTLLMDRLVELGPADRPVPGPSGRSWTAAELAAHAREEALALAARFDERNGTTHVSERARARMAQRPLVERLPLGVRAVRTVTAPPVAPPAPVAAQEPELPALIAEARRLSDTLQPNAVEAWAAVARAAQGVELDPRDRAEIADHEAMDRGAEGVELFERAAELYARAGDPGEALAAHARAAYVRALAGEVDEALTAVAGPYDEILALYAADGTGVRQTVSVVMSRARILMRRVQETGEDEARSEAEGAVREVLALVDGRTGDDVRLAARVAEARAMLAELAARAGDVEAAAELFARAAAGFVDAGLPWFAVEYEARLAGLLHHLGDLAGTERALRAALEHGGPHLEPVGQAQLRLQLAEVVGGRGLAEEAAEHALEAAHWADEAGEGPTLGAWARHQLGGYLVRLERWAEAAEVLESALPDLSAETHGDGVVVQTQWWLGDCLSELGEHREAAERRLQAAETARHWPEQHDHATLAHLAAESLGAAGLPAEADRAYARAGGLWRELGNVHGLIRSLRARAWLALRAEDGADTARELMAEAVREGEAALGAADTDEEARLRLVGELGHTHRQFSDLLARSVPEEAEDEAIQAVLEEALDQVAESIVLFASLGDAALDARTGAELAAGWLAADLSRPAEAAARARAVLAAYGAGNGDGDGGAGGEDDGTARLRRDADDATAQARRAEAEQMLALMEEQEG, encoded by the coding sequence ATGAGCGGGATCGACGGACTCGGCGGGATCACCGACCTCGACGCGCTGCGCCGGGCGATGGCGGAGAACTCCGAGGAGCCGGAGGGCCCGGCCCGCAACGCGCGCGCGGAGCAGCTGCTCGCCGAGGCCGAGAAGCTGAACGTCCCGCTCGCGGTGATCGAGGCGCTCGGACACCAGCTGAAGGTCTACAACTACAGCTCCGAGAAGGCCAAGATGTTCGTGCCCTTCGCGCGGCTGCTGCGCATGTGGGACGAGCGCCCCGAGGACTTCGACGAGTACGAGACGCACTCGCTGCACTGGGTCTTCAAGTGGATGACGGCCGGCATGCTCGACCAGCCGCACATCCCGCTGTCCGCCATGGAGAAGTGGCTCGGCGAGATGGAGCACCGCTACCGGCTGGCGGGACACTCCGAACGGGCCGTGCGCAGCGCCGAGTACAGCGTGGCCGCGCACATCGGGGACGTGGCGCGGGCCGAGCGCGCGTACGCCGCGTGGCTGGCCGCGGACCGGGACGGCATGGCCGACTGCCACGCCTGCGAGCTGCACGAACAGGGCTGGTGGCAGTCGCAGCGCGGGAGCGACGAGGAGGCGCTGGAGCTGTGGGCACCGGTCCTGGCGGGCGAGTTCACCTGCGCCCATGAGCCGCACGCGGCCCTCGCCTCCTCGCTGCTGCCGCTGCTGCGGCTGGGGCGCCTGGAGGAGGCGCGCGCCAACCACCTGCGGGGCTTCCGGCTCGTGCGGTCCATGGAGAGCATGCGGGGCGCCTACGCCGACCACGTGGAGTTCTGCGCGCTCAGCGGCAACGAGGCGCGGGGCCTGGAGCTGCTCGCGGAGCGTCCCGCGTACTTCACGGACGACGGTCATCCGCGCAGCAGGCTGGACTTCATGGTCGTGGTGACGCTGCTCATGGACCGTCTGGTCGAGCTCGGTCCGGCCGACCGGCCGGTGCCGGGGCCGTCGGGCCGGTCCTGGACAGCCGCGGAACTCGCCGCCCACGCGCGCGAGGAGGCCCTGGCGCTGGCCGCCCGCTTCGACGAGCGCAACGGCACGACGCATGTCAGCGAGCGGGCACGCGCGCGGATGGCACAGCGGCCGCTGGTGGAACGCCTGCCGCTCGGGGTGCGGGCGGTCCGCACGGTCACCGCTCCCCCGGTGGCGCCCCCGGCCCCCGTGGCCGCCCAGGAGCCCGAACTCCCCGCGCTGATCGCCGAGGCCCGGCGGTTGTCCGACACCCTCCAGCCGAACGCCGTGGAGGCGTGGGCGGCGGTCGCGCGGGCCGCACAGGGCGTCGAGCTGGACCCGCGCGACCGCGCGGAGATAGCCGACCACGAGGCGATGGACCGGGGCGCCGAGGGGGTGGAACTGTTCGAGCGGGCCGCCGAGCTGTACGCGCGGGCGGGCGACCCCGGCGAGGCACTCGCCGCACATGCGCGTGCCGCGTACGTACGGGCGCTGGCCGGCGAGGTGGACGAAGCCCTCACTGCCGTCGCCGGACCGTACGACGAGATCCTCGCGCTCTACGCGGCGGACGGCACCGGCGTACGGCAGACCGTGTCGGTGGTGATGTCCCGGGCACGGATCCTGATGCGCAGGGTGCAGGAGACCGGGGAGGACGAGGCCCGCTCCGAGGCCGAGGGGGCCGTGCGGGAGGTCCTCGCCCTCGTGGACGGGCGCACCGGGGACGACGTACGGCTCGCCGCCCGCGTGGCCGAGGCGCGGGCGATGCTGGCGGAGCTGGCCGCGCGGGCCGGGGACGTGGAGGCGGCCGCCGAGCTGTTCGCACGGGCCGCGGCGGGATTCGTGGACGCGGGTCTGCCGTGGTTCGCGGTGGAGTACGAGGCCCGGCTGGCCGGGCTGCTCCACCACCTGGGCGACCTGGCCGGGACCGAGCGGGCACTGCGCGCGGCCCTGGAGCACGGCGGGCCGCATCTGGAGCCGGTGGGACAGGCCCAGCTGCGGCTCCAGCTCGCCGAGGTCGTCGGGGGCCGGGGACTCGCCGAGGAGGCCGCCGAGCACGCCCTGGAGGCCGCGCACTGGGCCGACGAGGCCGGAGAGGGCCCCACCCTCGGAGCCTGGGCCCGGCACCAGCTGGGCGGCTACCTGGTGCGGCTCGAGCGGTGGGCCGAGGCGGCGGAGGTCCTGGAGTCGGCACTGCCCGACCTGAGCGCCGAGACACACGGCGACGGGGTGGTCGTCCAGACGCAGTGGTGGCTCGGCGACTGCCTGAGCGAGCTGGGTGAGCACCGGGAGGCGGCCGAACGGCGTCTCCAGGCCGCCGAGACCGCCCGGCACTGGCCCGAGCAGCACGACCACGCGACGCTCGCCCATCTCGCCGCCGAGTCCCTCGGTGCCGCGGGCCTGCCGGCCGAGGCGGACCGGGCATACGCGCGCGCGGGTGGCCTGTGGCGCGAGCTCGGCAATGTGCACGGCCTGATCCGCTCCCTGCGGGCCCGTGCGTGGCTCGCGCTGCGGGCCGAGGACGGGGCGGACACGGCACGGGAGTTGATGGCGGAGGCGGTCCGGGAGGGCGAGGCCGCGCTGGGCGCCGCCGACACCGACGAGGAGGCACGGCTCCGGCTGGTCGGCGAACTCGGGCACACCCACCGGCAGTTCAGTGACCTGCTGGCCCGTTCCGTGCCCGAGGAGGCCGAGGACGAGGCGATCCAGGCGGTCCTGGAGGAGGCGCTCGACCAGGTGGCCGAGTCGATCGTGCTGTTCGCCTCGCTCGGCGACGCCGCCCTGGACGCCCGCACCGGCGCGGAACTCGCGGCCGGCTGGCTGGCGGCGGACCTGAGCCGCCCGGCGGAGGCAGCGGCCCGCGCGCGGGCGGTGTTGGCTGCTTACGGGGCCGGGAACGGGGACGGGGACGGGGGTGCCGGTGGGGAGGACGACGGGACGGCACGGTTGCGTCGCGACGCCGACGACGCAACGGCACAGGCCCGTCGTGCCGAAGCCGAGCAGATGCTCGCGCTCATGGAGGAGCAGGAGGGCTGA
- the thiD gene encoding bifunctional hydroxymethylpyrimidine kinase/phosphomethylpyrimidine kinase, producing the protein MRPPLVLTVAGSDSGGGAGIQADLKTMLALGVHGMSVVTAVTAQNSRGVQGAWELPVEAVRAQYRSVVDDIGVQAVKTGMLASAELVETVAELIGDTGVPAVVDPVGVSKHGDSLLASSALESVRRKLLPVATVATPNLDEVAQLTGVQVESESRMREAADAVLAYGPAWVLIKGGHLPGDAVDLLTDGSEEHWLRAPRHDNRHTHGTGCTLASAIASQLAKGRSVPEAVADAKDYVTGAIAAGFALGGGIGPVDHGWALDRDLTPGAPAA; encoded by the coding sequence GTGAGGCCGCCCCTCGTGCTCACGGTGGCGGGCTCCGACTCCGGCGGCGGCGCCGGGATCCAGGCCGACCTGAAGACCATGCTCGCGCTCGGCGTGCACGGCATGAGTGTCGTCACCGCGGTCACCGCGCAGAACTCCCGTGGCGTACAGGGTGCTTGGGAGCTGCCGGTGGAGGCGGTGCGGGCCCAGTACCGCAGTGTCGTGGACGACATCGGCGTCCAGGCCGTCAAGACCGGGATGCTCGCCTCGGCCGAACTCGTCGAGACGGTGGCCGAGTTGATCGGCGACACCGGGGTCCCGGCCGTGGTCGACCCGGTCGGCGTCTCCAAGCACGGGGACTCCCTGCTGGCCTCGTCCGCCCTGGAGTCCGTGCGGCGAAAGCTGCTCCCGGTGGCCACCGTCGCCACCCCGAATCTCGACGAGGTGGCCCAACTCACCGGCGTGCAGGTGGAGTCGGAGTCCCGGATGCGGGAGGCGGCGGACGCCGTCCTGGCGTACGGACCGGCCTGGGTGCTCATCAAGGGCGGCCATCTTCCCGGTGACGCCGTCGACCTGCTCACCGACGGCTCCGAGGAGCACTGGCTGCGCGCGCCCCGCCACGACAACCGCCACACGCACGGCACGGGGTGCACCCTCGCCTCCGCGATCGCCTCCCAGCTCGCGAAGGGCCGGTCCGTGCCGGAGGCGGTGGCGGACGCGAAGGACTACGTCACCGGGGCGATCGCGGCCGGCTTCGCGCTGGGCGGCGGGATCGGACCGGTGGATCACGGCTGGGCGCTGGACCGGGATCTCACGCCGGGGGCGCCGGCGGCCTGA
- a CDS encoding DUF3515 domain-containing protein — protein sequence MIDFRRRLIGLPALLTLITITGCSSADDGARAAVPSPGTEVTELCENLDRALPSKVDGQDRRDPEPASALTAGWGDPAIILRCGVQRPAKMDDPEADGVEVNGVGWLLEKQDDGSFRFTTTLRKAYVEVSIPEKRTGDGMAPLVDLAPAVKKAVPEGIAD from the coding sequence GTGATTGATTTCCGTCGCCGGCTCATCGGCCTGCCCGCGCTTCTCACGCTGATCACCATTACGGGCTGCTCCTCAGCAGACGACGGCGCCCGGGCCGCGGTTCCCAGCCCGGGCACGGAAGTCACCGAGCTGTGCGAGAACCTCGACAGGGCGCTGCCGTCCAAGGTCGACGGTCAGGATCGCCGGGACCCCGAGCCGGCATCCGCGCTGACCGCGGGCTGGGGTGACCCGGCGATCATACTGCGGTGCGGTGTACAGCGGCCCGCGAAGATGGACGACCCGGAGGCCGACGGTGTGGAGGTCAACGGGGTGGGGTGGCTGCTGGAGAAGCAGGACGACGGGTCGTTCCGCTTCACGACCACTTTGAGGAAGGCGTACGTCGAGGTGTCCATCCCCGAGAAGCGCACGGGGGACGGCATGGCGCCGTTGGTGGATCTGGCGCCTGCCGTCAAGAAGGCCGTGCCGGAGGGAATCGCCGACTGA
- a CDS encoding Lrp/AsnC family transcriptional regulator: MVQAYILIQTEVGKASTVAETISKIPGVIQAEDVTGPYDVIVRAQADTVDDLGRMVVAKVQQVDGITRTLTCPVVHL; the protein is encoded by the coding sequence GTGGTACAGGCGTACATCCTGATCCAGACGGAGGTCGGCAAGGCGTCGACCGTCGCCGAGACGATCAGCAAGATTCCTGGGGTCATCCAGGCCGAGGACGTGACAGGACCGTATGACGTGATCGTCCGCGCACAAGCCGACACCGTAGACGACCTGGGCCGGATGGTGGTCGCGAAGGTCCAGCAGGTGGACGGCATCACCCGCACCCTGACCTGCCCGGTGGTCCATCTGTAG
- a CDS encoding DAK2 domain-containing protein — protein sequence MAQVPQTFFDALAVRTWCGLALRALGRAREEIDAINVYPVADGDTGTNLYLTAESAAAAVEAVFEAHDAHDQGKPALADAARAMAHGALIGARGNSGTILAQLLRGMAQVLAADSETTHTDGEGLRLALRHAADSARQAVAHPVEGTVLTVASAAADAAGRAEGDCGTVARAAYDGARAALAATPGQLAVLERAGVVDAGGRGLVAVLAALVETFTGEAPRAVPVVADAQHARVAGGTAVTSPDTSADVSRITPEGPAASLEECADGPDTGGPAFEVIYLLEADDTAVARLRERLDGLGDSLVVVGGDGLWNVHVHVDDAGAAVEAGVEAGRPYRIRITHFGVGDVHTTGAERPPRERAQRAVVAVVPGEGLAGLYTEAGATTVLARPGEPPASGELVEAVRRAHAREVVLLPNDADLRHTAAAAAEQARAEGIRVALIPTRSAVQGIAALAVHEPERRFDEDVVQMTSAAGATRHAEVVVAERQSWTMAGICQAGDVLGLIDGDVAVIGSDLAATAESVLDRMLSAGGELVTLVLGDEAPEAVADHLETRVRESYLAVDTVVYRGGRQGALLLIGVE from the coding sequence GTGGCGCAGGTGCCGCAGACATTCTTCGATGCTCTCGCGGTGCGCACCTGGTGCGGTCTCGCGCTGCGGGCGCTGGGTCGGGCGCGCGAGGAGATCGACGCGATCAACGTCTACCCGGTCGCCGACGGGGACACCGGCACCAACCTGTACCTGACCGCGGAGTCCGCGGCCGCGGCCGTGGAGGCCGTCTTCGAGGCCCACGACGCCCATGACCAGGGGAAACCCGCACTCGCCGACGCCGCGCGCGCGATGGCGCACGGAGCCCTCATAGGCGCCCGCGGCAACTCCGGCACGATCCTCGCCCAGCTGCTGCGGGGCATGGCCCAGGTGCTGGCCGCCGACAGTGAGACGACTCACACGGACGGCGAGGGACTCCGGCTCGCCCTGCGGCACGCCGCCGACTCCGCCCGCCAGGCCGTCGCCCACCCCGTCGAGGGCACGGTCCTCACGGTCGCCTCGGCCGCCGCCGACGCGGCCGGCCGGGCGGAGGGGGACTGCGGGACGGTCGCCCGGGCCGCCTACGACGGAGCCCGCGCCGCCCTCGCCGCGACCCCCGGCCAGCTGGCCGTCCTGGAACGGGCGGGAGTGGTGGACGCCGGCGGGCGCGGGCTGGTGGCGGTACTGGCGGCATTGGTGGAGACGTTCACGGGGGAGGCGCCCAGGGCGGTTCCGGTGGTGGCCGACGCGCAGCACGCGCGCGTGGCGGGCGGTACGGCCGTGACGTCCCCCGACACCTCCGCGGACGTGTCCCGGATCACCCCCGAAGGTCCCGCGGCCTCCCTGGAAGAGTGCGCCGACGGCCCGGACACCGGTGGCCCCGCCTTCGAGGTGATCTACCTCCTGGAGGCCGACGACACCGCCGTGGCGCGGCTGCGGGAGCGGCTCGACGGACTCGGGGACTCCCTCGTGGTGGTCGGCGGCGACGGACTGTGGAACGTCCATGTGCACGTCGACGACGCGGGCGCCGCCGTGGAGGCGGGCGTCGAGGCCGGTCGGCCGTACCGGATACGGATCACCCACTTCGGCGTCGGCGACGTCCACACCACCGGCGCCGAACGGCCGCCCCGCGAGCGCGCCCAGCGGGCCGTCGTCGCCGTCGTGCCCGGTGAGGGCCTGGCCGGGCTGTACACCGAGGCCGGCGCGACCACCGTGCTCGCCCGCCCCGGGGAGCCGCCCGCGAGCGGCGAGCTCGTGGAGGCCGTACGGCGGGCCCACGCGCGCGAGGTGGTGCTGCTGCCCAACGACGCCGACCTGCGCCACACCGCGGCCGCGGCGGCCGAGCAGGCCCGCGCGGAGGGCATCCGGGTCGCGCTGATCCCGACCCGCTCCGCGGTCCAGGGCATCGCGGCGCTCGCCGTGCACGAGCCGGAGCGCCGGTTCGACGAGGACGTCGTGCAGATGACCTCGGCGGCCGGCGCGACCCGCCATGCCGAGGTCGTCGTCGCGGAACGCCAGTCCTGGACCATGGCCGGCATCTGCCAGGCCGGTGACGTCCTCGGCCTCATCGACGGGGACGTGGCCGTGATCGGCTCGGACCTCGCCGCCACCGCCGAGAGCGTCCTCGACCGCATGCTCTCGGCCGGCGGCGAACTGGTCACCCTCGTCCTCGGCGACGAGGCCCCCGAGGCCGTCGCCGACCACCTGGAGACACGGGTGCGGGAGTCGTACCTCGCCGTGGACACGGTGGTGTACCGGGGCGGGCGGCAGGGGGCCCTGCTGCTCATCGGGGTCGAGTAG
- a CDS encoding thiamine-phosphate kinase, giving the protein MKGTVGELGEFGLIRELTSRLTTTPAVRVGPGDDAAVVAAPDRRVVASTDILLEGRHFRRDWSTAYDVGRKAAAQNLADIAAMGAVPTALLLGLVVPAELPVTWPSELMDGLRDECQVAGASVVGGDVVRGDTIMVSITALGDLRGQEPVTRAGAQPGDLVAVTGWLGWSAAGYAVLSRGFRSPRAFVEAHRRPEPPYHAGPAAAALGATAMCDVSDGLIADLGHIAEASKVRIDVRSGAIDIPSQMNDIGQAVGVDPIQWVLTGGEDHAIVATFSPDVKLPARWKVIGEVLNPSALPQVTVDGAPWTSKGGWDHFGEDIES; this is encoded by the coding sequence ATGAAGGGCACTGTTGGTGAGCTCGGGGAGTTCGGGCTCATCAGGGAGCTCACCTCCCGTCTCACCACCACCCCGGCGGTCCGGGTGGGCCCCGGCGACGACGCCGCGGTGGTCGCCGCGCCCGACCGCCGGGTCGTGGCGAGCACCGACATCCTTCTGGAGGGCCGGCACTTCCGCCGCGACTGGTCCACGGCCTACGACGTGGGCCGCAAGGCCGCCGCGCAGAACCTCGCGGACATCGCCGCCATGGGCGCGGTGCCCACCGCCCTGCTGCTCGGCCTGGTCGTGCCCGCCGAACTCCCCGTCACCTGGCCCTCGGAGCTCATGGACGGCCTGCGCGACGAGTGCCAGGTCGCCGGCGCCTCGGTGGTCGGCGGAGATGTCGTACGGGGAGACACGATCATGGTCTCCATCACCGCCCTCGGCGATCTGCGGGGCCAGGAGCCCGTCACCCGGGCCGGCGCCCAGCCCGGCGACCTCGTCGCGGTGACCGGCTGGCTGGGCTGGTCCGCGGCCGGGTACGCGGTGCTCTCCCGGGGCTTCCGCTCGCCCCGCGCGTTCGTGGAGGCGCACCGGCGCCCCGAGCCGCCGTACCACGCGGGCCCCGCCGCCGCGGCGCTCGGCGCGACCGCGATGTGCGACGTGAGCGACGGACTGATCGCCGACCTCGGGCACATCGCCGAGGCCAGCAAGGTCCGCATCGACGTGCGCTCCGGCGCGATCGACATCCCCTCGCAGATGAACGACATCGGGCAGGCCGTCGGGGTCGACCCCATCCAGTGGGTGCTGACCGGGGGAGAGGACCACGCGATCGTGGCGACCTTCTCGCCGGACGTGAAGCTGCCGGCCCGCTGGAAGGTGATCGGCGAGGTCCTCAACCCCTCGGCGCTGCCCCAGGTGACGGTCGACGGTGCGCCCTGGACCAGCAAGGGCGGCTGGGACCACTTCGGCGAGGACATCGAGTCGTGA